In Euphorbia lathyris chromosome 10, ddEupLath1.1, whole genome shotgun sequence, the DNA window TCAGTAGTGTTCACATATACCTTAATGACTatagtgaatttggtcatttaccGTTAAATGTAAGCttattaaaatcctaaggtggagattcaaagcatcctaatgCTTAGATTTAATCACCCTACatttaacggtgaatgaccaaattcacgtaGTCATCAGGGTCCATTTGAAAAATACTGTAAGATTATTATATTAATCTATTGATAAAACAAGTAAGATTTTTGTTTGATATTTTGTGCAACTACCTACAATTAAAGTGCTAGCCAAATAAAACTTAAAGGACACGTTTgtttagatttttgtttgatattttctacttttatttttctcatatataattaattaataattatatttactAAAACATACTTTTTGGCTACCACCAAGAAAAACCGGAATAAAAGTTCTCTTTTGATCCTATCTTTTACTCAATTCAATTATTCTCCGTTATTGATTCATTTAAGTTTAGGTAGGGCtaattatataaaaagaaaGTTTAGGTAGGGCTATGAATGATTAACATACTACGAGTTCATCTTAAGAAAATCACATTTTAGCCCCCTacagtttattagtttattctATACTGAGTACCTCAAATATATGCGTGTGTATATCTGGACCGTAAATAATAAGTATATAAGAGAatttaaatgaaaaatatattttcaatcaAGTACTTAAACTTTACTTTCTAAAAAATCTAAAGTAGTCATCAAAACTTTTTAACAGTGttaagttttcaatttttttttttttttttttttttgttgataatGAAGTTTTCAAAATTCTTAATAATTAAGGAAAAGGCATACTAAGCCCTAACCATTTCATTTTTGGTGGGTTGACCCTATGATTTTCATGAACACAATTAATTCTCTGATTTTTTTCACATTAACTTTATGATGactagaaaaattaattttgaatgtAGAATTATTGTTATTCATGGtctgtattttaaattattgaaaaatagtttttttttatacttatagtgtgattataaaaaaattctgaaaattttaaagaattcAGATATGAAATGAGAATGCTCTTTTAAATGAATTAGATATTTATATCTAACTAATTTGACAAACAACTATTTAATGTGACCAGAAACATTTAGGATATGTTtagttcagctgttagctaataactATTACTGttactgttagctgtttgcggtTATAGTAAgctatttgttgttgttgttagttgtatattattagttgtttaattattagtgtttagtaaaattatattgaactagttgttagtatgtaaaatgtctaatatgacatgttttaaattaactaataaataaattatataataaaaaatatattacacaaattaataaaaataatcttaaAAAAAACTTTTGAATGCAACAAAACATTGTTCTTCCGATGATgttattaaaatgaaataatgttaaagaaaaaatatatttggtGGAAATAAGAATGAATAATTATGTCAATATAGCAAGTAATTACAAACAGCTATTTATAAgcagttcaaaaaaaaattcgtaAAAAGCTCCAAAATACTGCAgttttcataaaaaatatgCTAAATGCTGATattatataaatctaaccaaacactaCATTTCCTATACTTTAAAGTGAAATGCTAAATGCTCATCCAAATAGCTGAAACAAACAATCTCTTGAACACATATATCTAATTCCCAATGTGCTTTATGCCAATAATTTAACTTGCTTAAGAATTAAAAAATGATGTAGATTAAGTCGATGTGAacggttttaatcgtaaaccgctaaaaaatacaatcttctcaagcttaacttgaaggttgaataaactcAAAGGATAAGAAATCCTTGCTCCAATTAAGGCTCAAAAGTTTAATATTATCAAAAGTTAGGCCTAATACtcctccagcccccttaacttgtccaaattggtcattttaccccatcaacttatcgaatgtcctatttacccccttaactccataaaagtggtatttctcaccccttcaACCTGTCCATTTATCCCTCCCCCTAACTCatagaatatcctatttacccccttaacttcataaaagtggtattttccaccccctcaacttgtccatttaccctCTCTCCAAATTatagaatatcctatttacccccttaactccataaaagtggtatttctcaccccttacaatccgccATCGAAGCCTACATTGATAcgttttttaaacgttaaacctagatttgtgctattttgtacgtggaacctaaattgatactttcccaaaatcataggcctattttggtaccattttcctacatataatgtctttaacttgtttatattaatgttgttgtttttttataaaaaaaaaagatgttcttgttatttgtatcttttattcattctttctcttttcaactttttttgctagttaaattttaattatctaattattgtaatacaatattattataataaacacatgaaggatcgatataattatcaaattaaaacaaaatcaaaagttgttattaaaaatatattttttcaaactcatttgaataagtgctattaattttgcactataaaggaGTAAGAAACacaacttttatggagttaagggggtaaatatgatcatagggggtgagaaataccatttttatggagttaaggtggtaaataggacattcgatgagttgaagatgggtaaaatgactaatttggacaagttaaggtgGTGGAAAATACCATTTCTagggagttaagggggtaaataggacattcgatgagttggaggggtaaaatgaccaatttgaacaagttaaggtaGCTAGAGGAGCATTAGGCCCAAAAGTTAAGTTTCAATACAAAAGGATAGGTTTTTATACCTTCTCTAAATTAAGAGAGAGTAAACCATACTAGGGTTACAAGTCTAGTTAATACTTCTAGGGGTAAAGAACAAGTAATggcaataatataataaatgagtagTGGTAAGACAGTAATTAAGAGGTAGCAGCCTTTGTCTCTTGCGTGAAGAACTTGGAGAGGAAGTATTCCTTAAtccaggcacgctccgcgtgttatGTCCCACGCTCCGCATGAGTGAGCCCCTGAACTTAGCTCGTCTTGGTTGGCCTCTCCACACTCCACGTGTTTGAACCCACTCTCCGCGTGATTGAGCTTTTGAGTTTGGTCCTCCTTGGCTGGCACGAGCCTTGAGCCCACGCTCCGCGTATCCTGTTCCACGCTCCGCATGACTTGGCTCCTGGCCACTCGAGCAAGCGATGTCCTcattaaaaaaacttaaaaaaaacaacataatATTATGACTTAATACATTTTCGGactttatttttttccaaaaaatcaATTGCTCCGTTGTACTTGAAAAAATTCTATTTACtcatgaacttgcttaaaataatttattgattctatCAAAGATACCTATTAGTCCATAAACTTACTTAAATTAAAACATATACAATTCAAACTTTTCCAAAATCTATCTTTACACTTAACTgttcattttaaataaatatagaagattaataaaatattttaaaaattcagCAGTCAATTCAACATTTGAGATAAATTCCAGGGTGCATTGTGTAATAAGCCTAATGTTATAGTCTTTGTAGTAATAATAACATTGAAAAGGGTATCCATGGCAGCTTTTGGTTGGATAATCACTTTTGTTGAATAAATCGGCCCTTTTAAAATAAAAGCACCTAAAGATAATATCATACTATTATGGAATTGAACTGGGACACACACAAATTGGACGGCAGTAAAACATACACTATTACCCACAAAGTAAATTACATTAAGCAACCTATAAAACTACGAGACGACATCGTTTAGcagaataaaacaaaaattaggAGTACTAACAATGAATGTGAAAAGTGAAAACACGATTCAAATAGTGTATCTGTACTAGCGTGTGAATCTTAAACGCCTACAAAAACCAAGAAAAACAGCCACCTTCCCTACAATTACTATTTTCCTTATACGTATTAAGTTTTCTGTTTTACCGGCTGTCCCAGTTATCCGGTTTGCAAAATGGTTACGTCTTTGTAATACTTCCACGTGTTTCGCTGTCACACCCTTAGATCACATACCTCTTGTTAAATCCTCACATATATATACACCATTTCTCTTCTCAAATCTTTTCAGTTCCTCCTCCTATCTCCTTTCTCAACTATCAATAATACTACcttttctatttctattttCTCTCCTTATCTTCACATTTCCTTTTCTTTCGTCGACTCCGGCGGCTTATATGAAACAAGAAACATCTGGCGACGGCGGCGCCATGGTTGCAGATCAAAGAACGACGTTATCTTCTCTCTTGAACTCGGATCTCGTCGTCTACTctaatgaagaagatgatgttcCGAATAGCCATAAAACCAGTACTACCGCCAGCACTCCGACCAGCGGCGAGGCGTCTCCATATCTGATGTCGTCTCCATGGAGCCAGCCGTCTCCTTATGCTAAATCTCCCTGGATCTTTCCGTCTCCGATAATCAACCAGTTGAAGCTCAGCAATAATGGCCTAATCGGATCTATGGTGCGGGAAGAAGGCCACGTGTATTCTTTGGCGGCTGCCGGAGATTTGTTATATACAGGTTCCGATAGCAAAAACATTCGCGTTTGGAAGAATTTCAAAGAGTACACTGGATTTAAATCCAATAGCGGATTAGTTAAAGCCATTGTTATCTACGGTGATAAAATTTTCACAGGTCATCAAGATGGGAAGATCAGGATATGGAAAGTTTCTTCTAAAGACCCTAGCCTCCACAAAAGAATCGGAACCTTACCTACTTTTAAGGAATTCATTAAGAAATCTGTGAATCCGAAGAATTACGTTGAAGCTCGCCGGCACAGAAACGTTCTATTCATCAAGCATTACGATGCCGTATCATGCCTGAGCTTGAACGACGAACAGGGATTATTATACTCGGGATCCTGGGATAAAACGCTAAAAGTATGGCGGTTATCGGACTACAAATGCCTCGAATCGATCAACGCTCACTCCGACGCCATTAATTCCGTCGCAACCGGTTTCGATTCCCTGGTGTTTACCGGTTCCGCCGATGGAACAGTAAAAATGTGGAGGAGAGAGCTGGATGGGAACAGAACGAGGCATTGTTTGGTTCAAATTCTGCTAGAACAAGAAAACGCGGTAACCGCTCTAGCAGTAAATCAGGAATCATCATTGATTTACTGCGGTTCATCAGACGGGTTAGTTAACTTTTGGGAACGTGAAAAGCACTTATCACACGGCGGTATACTCCGGGGCCACAAAATGGCCGTCCTATGCTTGGCGACGGCCGGGAATTTAGTATTCAGTGGGTCCGCGGATAAAAGTATATGTGTATGGAAGAGAGAGGTGAGTGGGGCCCACGTATGCTTATCTGTATTATCAGGCCACGGCGGGCCCGTAAAATGCATAGCCGTTGAGGAAGATCGTGAGTCCGATAAAGGAGATCAACGGTGGATAGTGTACAGCGGAAGCTTGGACAAGACTGTGAAAGTGTGGCGCGTGTCCGAGAACGCGCCGGAGTGGAGAGAGTATAACTATAACTATAACCAGTTCCAGTCGCCGAGGCCAAGCATTTCTTCGCCGTGCGCAACAAACAAAGGGCGGTAAATCAAGTGAAAGATGGAGCGTGTAGATGAGGGCGTGAAGAGCACGCGGGGAAATAGAATAGTTTATAATACCGTTGAGAAAAGGGTACAGGGATGGGTAAGTGGTGAGAGGACCACTGGATCACTCAGAATTGAAGAAGTAGAAGAACCACAAATCTGTTCATAATTCATGTGTAATTATATGAAAATATCCAAACTTTGGTGCACTAAAAATGGAGTTTCCCCGTGGATGAAGCAATGTTGACATTTCTGATTTCATCCACCAAGTTCGTATTTGCTATATTTAGCATTTTTAGGATattgaaaaacaaacaaaaaaatagttaatttaATATGTataattgtttgtttttatgtttattcTGGAAGAGTTGTATAGTAATATTTAGTTTTCTTCATTTTCTGGTGATTAAGTTGTAAACCAAGTTGAGAAATGTGtacaaatatttataaaaactaCTCTTCATTAATATTGTTACTAGAGATGAATTGCATAGTGTTTGTTATATATGTACTTCGTATTTCCCGTAATGGAGGAATTAATGATAAGTATAAATATCATCAAATTGAGCGACAGATCCAAAATTCACTTTTTCTAgtgatttatggatgttaaattggtaattttgatatttttacataaaaatttaaaaacttatatataattttcatagaatttttaatattttttggcGACTAATTGATGCTCAAGCCCTTCTAATCAAGGATTGAATTCTGGAGATTGAAATACAGATATGATTAAAATATTTGGTGTGAGAGTTTTGCCGCCCGAAAAGAATTTGACTCGAATTTGGATTAGCTATGATGTCGGCTTAGTATACCAAATAGTTAgtcaatttaaataaataaatatatataagagAATTGCTGATCTTTATAAAAGGGTGGACTGGTACACTGCGCGTCTCCGCTAAGCGAGGGACCGGTGAGGGATCCCACCACAAGAGTGTATTAggggcaagaggccgctcctatgACTCGAATTTATTATAGTTTtgaggcttaatacatcatttgcttcccgaacttgtccaaaaagcttgattggccctctgaactttcaaagtgtcttgatagccccctgaacttacataaaatgttcaattaacctcctgaacttgcgtaaaatgtaatcaattgatcacttggtcgtaaaaaagtaagttaaatgcagaatATATAtttcacgcatcttagaatgttattacataattaaaaaataaattaaaaatgaagttatcacttgttcaactatataacttgtattttaaaagttcatgagaccaatcaagttttttggacaagtttagtgGACAAATGATGTGTTAAgcaataattttaatgattctTAACCTTTTTGATGTAAAAGATTCTGATATCATATATAAGAGTGTATCAATTTTCTTATATTAACAATGAACACAATATATAAATTAGATGTTGAGACATATGTAAGCTTTCTCACAAACACCCAAAAAGAATGTAGTGATGATGGTTTGTGCATTACATAAGAAGGAAAGATGCATTAATGAATATTGGCATTTTGTTTAGCAAAAGAGAATCAAAATCTGATTTGTTAAAAATGGATGAGCAGAGTGTGATGTTTTAATTATTGTAAGTTTGTGGAGCAGAGATGAACAATGTTAAAAAGGAGTTATATGTATTGTTCCAAAATTCAGAGTACCATGTTTCAAACTTACCTATGACTCAAGCAATGTACGATAACGAAACTAAAGGCACCCAAAACCATGTAAACAAACCCTCCACGATATTTTATCACACAATAACCAATTTTGTATTACTCAAAGGTTGGCATATATGTCTGCACCACACATACAAATATTCATCGACTCTACCGACTACCAATTTAATTAATCTTAATTTACGACATTCTAGTGGATCTACATATAtgatattaattgatttgttaAGTATTGGAGTACATTAATTGATCCTACTTGGTAATGTCGGATTCTGAATTGACTTATTTTGTACGCTAAGAGTAAAATTTAATTTCTCACATTAAGAGTATTTTTtaccataaaaaaattatacataaagtaaaataaaataaaatttatgataaaattaaaacaagtaaaactttaataGGTCTTAAGAAAAAGATTTGAAAGTATAATAAGGAGTTTGTTtcctttttaaatttattattttgaagGGCTATGATAGTTCAATCTCAAaatgaataataaataaaggcaaAGAATAGAATTCCATGAAATAGGCTTTCCTAGTTTATTTATTGGGCTTATAATAGGATTCTTGATCCAGTTATACTTCAAGGCTTCTAGCTATTTTTAAGATTGGGCTTCGTAACTAAATACCAACAACACACAATAATCCAAAGCAAATTTATCAGACTTAggacccgtttgttttacctactgtttgttgttgttgtttgctgttacggtttgctgtttgctgttgctgcaTGCTGTTTGCTGTTTTGGAAaaagagattctctgcttttgtaaaaagctgctttccaggtgtaaaaagcaaaccgaaggtcactaaccaaacacctaatgctgcttttcaagtgtaaatgacaaacagaaatgtcactaaccaaacacctaaaactctccattttgaactgaaaaggcaaacaggagcacGAAAAGTAGCacccaaacacccccttaacaTAGTTTtgaattttgtcaaattaatacAATCTAAAACTAAtattaatttcttcaaaaaaaaaatattaataaatctACACAATTCTATTCTAATAAAGTCAGCTAGGTTATATATTTGAGATTGAATAAgcttatatctaacggtgaatgaacctatatctaatggtgaatgagcaaatccacttgctcattaagatgcatgtgaaaattcctgtacAATCCAATTTATTATTAACTAAACtcgaaaataaataaataaatattttttacggATGAAAAAtgcaaatcaaataaaaaagaaatctaATGAGAGGTATGGATTTTAAAGAATGtgagaaataaaataatatgaaaatacCAATAATATGAAAGTCAAGTAATAATTGGATGAGGAAGATAAAAAGAATTTTATAAAAAGAaggaatatataaatatttagagACTATATACAgtatattaatataatttacttgttttttatttaatccTTCCACCACGTATGCCTTCCTCTCATTATTATTTTCATTCTTCTTCAAAATTCTTTTCTCTACTTCTTTTTCAACTCTATACATGGGTTACTAGGGATGTCAACTACATCATGCAGTGTATATGAGATCAAAATCATTGTCCGTTAGGATAATGAGACGAGTACGTGAATATCTTCAGAATATCCGGTATCCCtcataactcttttatatattaaaaaaagttattgttttttagatataagatgtgagatttgaaccttaattttttatttttcaaccgTTGAGTGATACCATtaaactactttattcttattgattaaagtttaatttgttcatttttagattgatgatttattaaattgacattttgttaaatttataatatttttagctttatttattgattcttaacgggtaagggtacccacGAGTTAAATGAGACGGTATGAAATGaaaaaagtatacccgttatggtaattaaaaaataaacgggtaagatTTTGAGATTGACACTACCAACGGATACCCTACCATGTcctgcaaataactcaacaaatggggctgACTGGAATcggatcttatattaatctccgacaccCCCCACACGCAAATGTCCTTTGcgcttgcagcgtgcacaacacaggtcCATCCCGCCATATGTTTTTAATACCACAAATTAATGAAGTTGTCAGGGTTCGAACCCTCAATCGTTTGGTCCaagtggctctgataccatgtcatggaaccgatttaattaaaagctcaagctgatagttaatgCCCAAttgtagatcttatattaatctccgacatcTAAAACTCCTCAActcttctttattttattttattgattttcctTTCCTATCCTAGGATATCATGTTAGACAAATAATTACTTCTGTATTAAGAATATTAGATTCTTAAGGAAATAATCTATCTGTCTTAAGATTGTTAGACAAATAATTACTTCTGTATTAATAATATTAGATTCTTAAGGAAATAATCTATCTGTCTTAAGATTGTTGGACAAACGAGTACGTCTGTTAGATGTAATCGaagaaaaatatcatatcaGTCGGTGAATATGTGGTATAAAAAGCTTCTGTATGATGAGTTACAGGTAGAAAAGCTTCCGTGtgataacaccgttagtcaattgaACTCAACGAGTGTCATCCTTGTTGATTTTGTAGAATCAAAGGATAACACAGCGGATCCGCTAACCTAGAGGTTAAACcgagatcaaattgaaaaatcatcgaAAGGAATGAGACTAAAGCCCGTAGAGAAGAggcgttatgtgaaggaaaaccctacctagttgactggagatcccaagatataggttcaaagggacaacctaattgcataaaccttatgcgttcactgtgggggttaaacccaagtccattcctagatgtaaacagtgacaccaacggaaaaaggttaagctatacgcttttaatgatacattgtgcgTCAGGTATTCTGAGCAAATAAATCACCTATGTTAGAGTGAAGTGGGGTCGCTTCGATAGAGACTAGTGGGGCCTAGTTATCTTAAACTCTCGCAGAACCAGgcgatgttcatgaccataacgaaTATAACCATGAGAACCATACCGTGTTATGTTGATATCTGTGTGGGGTATATCACTGTTTACACAAACGGCAGAATAGTTCAAAGCATCACGTCTACTAGTCagccagtaaagtaaatatactttcacaagggaaGGTTCAAGGCACATTAGCTACCTATCCCATGCAGATATCTTCTGTAGAAACTTATCACCATTTCGTAATCGTctcgtttttaattttattcatgtgggggattgttggaaaattttgaataaaattatttgttaattttaataccaacaaacacctcctttcatgaatagtcgtgtccttcgtgaacagtcgtgttcgtacgtaaacagtcgtgtctgtctgtgtacagtcgtgtttgttcgtgaaatgacatatcctttcgagttctatttatatagaatggattgtcaaaattCACAAGATGCTAAAAGTTGTTGAAGTTTTTCTAAACACTCTCTGTCTGttcacattgttcttgtttCCTATTCCagtgataactaggctacacacggtttgagttcgcttgcgtaatctgttgtatcctgggagacgatcgtcaatagcgacgacatctgtcttaaggaaactgctaatacaggcctcagatttgtctaactccattcttttaattttctagttttactgtttatatatttttctgtgttcgttttgttttttggttaatcacatcctaCGTATCATGTTCactacaaaaataataaaaaatatatatttcttaatCGCCAACCATTGATCATGTTTTAGTATTGGGCGACAACTacaaacatttttttatattctatctttttgtttttctgtacaattgattttagaggTTTAGAGGCGAAGTATCGAACGAGAGtctaataaacaaataaaaaataaaataaaattacttataaatgatattttttttattacacttaacaaaagatataataaaaatatcaaatttacaaaaaaaaaacattttatttcaCATAAAAAAACTCAGTTACTCATATAAAACATTATCTATGAACATTTCTAGAatcactaaaaaaaattagtgtcCACATCAATATTCTGTAATATCCTTTtctcaatatataaatttataaaaccGTTTGATTTTTCTTGAAATGTTGATGATCTCAAatagtttttcaataatttgaactccaaaaaaaaaatcttttagcAGATACAACACTTAAGAGGATTCGAAATGCAATTGAAATATTTGGATAACAATTAGTTGCTTTGACAAACTCAAGAATTTCATATGCTCACATCAACCGTTTTGACCAAAGAACTTTCATATTTTAGTGTTGTATttcaacaaaatttaaatttatatgttggggagttttttttaaataggaATGAGCCACTAATCAATTATAGCTGTCTTGAACggttaattttagaaatttcaaattcaaattctaaTATATTGATGTGGATAAAGATGAGGAGGAATTTCCCAATGCATGTAACTTATGGTGATGAAACATGCAAGAAAggaaaggtaaaaaaaaaaaaaaaaaagacttaaaatcaacccttgCATTCAAATACCTAAGTTAGCATAAGTTTATAGAAAAGATGGTGAAATAGATAAAAGTATAATTCCTAGGTGGGAATGAGATACCTTGGATGCATTAGATCAACTCGTGACGAAGTGTAGGCTCTCTTGAAGCATttcaaagttgattttttttttattgaaaaccgAAGCAACTTCGA includes these proteins:
- the LOC136209249 gene encoding protein JINGUBANG-like, which produces MKQETSGDGGAMVADQRTTLSSLLNSDLVVYSNEEDDVPNSHKTSTTASTPTSGEASPYLMSSPWSQPSPYAKSPWIFPSPIINQLKLSNNGLIGSMVREEGHVYSLAAAGDLLYTGSDSKNIRVWKNFKEYTGFKSNSGLVKAIVIYGDKIFTGHQDGKIRIWKVSSKDPSLHKRIGTLPTFKEFIKKSVNPKNYVEARRHRNVLFIKHYDAVSCLSLNDEQGLLYSGSWDKTLKVWRLSDYKCLESINAHSDAINSVATGFDSLVFTGSADGTVKMWRRELDGNRTRHCLVQILLEQENAVTALAVNQESSLIYCGSSDGLVNFWEREKHLSHGGILRGHKMAVLCLATAGNLVFSGSADKSICVWKREVSGAHVCLSVLSGHGGPVKCIAVEEDRESDKGDQRWIVYSGSLDKTVKVWRVSENAPEWREYNYNYNQFQSPRPSISSPCATNKGR